A single region of the Salipaludibacillus sp. LMS25 genome encodes:
- a CDS encoding aldose epimerase family protein produces the protein MKQKVATFENEEILAYTIKNKEGMILTALNYGAAITEISVPDKYGKKENVVVAYDNIEDYETNPYYLGVVVGRTAGRTKEGVLTFNGEYYQLARNDGNNHLHGGITGLAKRVWNVEENPSSLIFTYVSEDGEDGYPGKVSFKITYELSDNRDLIVSYYAETDSLTPINLTNHTYFNLSGNKKRDIQEHSLQVASSHVYELDNESIPTGIVSVDEFPEFDFRNSKKVKEALVSNHEQIIRVGKGIDHPFLLDDHSVKEKIILADHMSGRQLSVKTTDPAVVIYSGNQIESTPLLNGGTASKYDGICLETQMPPNETERYLINKGDIYQKQTIFSFKMLQD, from the coding sequence ATGAAACAGAAAGTGGCTACGTTTGAAAATGAAGAGATATTAGCTTATACAATTAAAAATAAAGAAGGTATGATCTTAACAGCATTAAACTACGGGGCAGCCATAACGGAAATTTCCGTCCCTGATAAGTATGGTAAGAAAGAGAATGTCGTCGTTGCATATGATAATATAGAAGATTACGAAACGAACCCTTATTATCTAGGCGTTGTTGTCGGACGTACAGCTGGACGGACGAAAGAAGGGGTATTGACATTTAATGGGGAGTACTATCAGCTAGCGAGAAATGACGGTAATAATCATTTGCATGGTGGCATAACAGGTCTTGCTAAGCGTGTTTGGAATGTTGAAGAAAATCCATCGTCCCTTATTTTTACATATGTAAGCGAAGATGGTGAAGATGGTTATCCTGGGAAAGTGTCATTCAAAATAACGTATGAACTGTCTGATAATCGTGACCTTATTGTCAGTTATTATGCGGAAACAGATTCGCTGACCCCGATTAATTTAACGAACCATACGTATTTCAATTTAAGTGGAAATAAGAAAAGAGATATACAAGAACATAGCCTTCAAGTGGCAAGCTCACACGTTTATGAGTTAGATAATGAGTCAATACCGACGGGAATCGTGTCGGTAGATGAGTTCCCAGAATTCGATTTTAGAAACAGCAAAAAAGTGAAAGAGGCGCTCGTCTCCAATCACGAGCAAATCATAAGAGTGGGGAAGGGGATTGATCATCCGTTTTTACTTGATGATCATTCAGTAAAAGAAAAAATTATATTAGCAGATCACATGTCAGGAAGACAATTATCAGTAAAAACAACAGACCCTGCAGTGGTGATATATTCAGGGAATCAAATTGAATCTACACCTTTATTAAATGGCGGAACTGCAAGTAAATATGATGGGATATGTCTTGAAACACAGATGCCACCAAACGAAACAGAGCGCTATTTAATAAATAAAGGTGATATCTATCAAAAGCAAACAATCTTCTCTTTCAAGATGCTTCAAGACTGA
- a CDS encoding glycerol-3-phosphate responsive antiterminator, whose amino-acid sequence MVNLLNATILPAIRDLKDLDKVVQTHFEYIVLLNTHIGQLKSLVKMLHDHDKKVLLHADLVQGLKNDEYAAQFLCRDIRPEGLVSTRKSVLLTAKKAKLLTVQRLFLLDSLALESSYNMVDTIQPDCIEVLPGIMPHIIKEIYEKTNTPVIAGGLIRTEEEVKAAIQAGAAAVTTSKKTLWDATI is encoded by the coding sequence ATGGTGAATTTGTTAAACGCCACTATATTACCAGCCATCCGTGATTTGAAAGATTTAGACAAAGTCGTTCAAACTCACTTTGAATACATTGTCTTATTAAATACTCATATAGGGCAGTTAAAAAGTTTAGTCAAGATGTTGCATGATCACGACAAAAAAGTATTACTGCATGCGGATCTCGTTCAAGGACTTAAAAATGATGAATATGCCGCCCAATTTTTATGCAGAGATATTAGGCCAGAGGGACTCGTGTCTACGAGGAAAAGTGTTTTATTAACAGCGAAAAAAGCAAAGTTACTCACTGTCCAACGCTTATTCCTTTTAGATTCTCTCGCTTTAGAATCAAGCTATAATATGGTTGACACGATACAACCAGATTGTATCGAAGTCTTACCAGGAATCATGCCCCATATTATAAAAGAAATTTATGAAAAAACAAACACACCCGTTATTGCCGGGGGGTTAATCAGAACAGAAGAAGAGGTGAAAGCAGCAATTCAGGCTGGTGCCGCAGCTGTTACAACCTCGAAAAAAACGCTGTGGGATGCCACTATTTAA